A single genomic interval of Bradysia coprophila strain Holo2 chromosome X unlocalized genomic scaffold, BU_Bcop_v1 contig_79, whole genome shotgun sequence harbors:
- the LOC119070325 gene encoding RNA-splicing ligase RtcB homolog — MVVRTYEEELKYIERINDYSYRIKIGFQPNMNVEGIFYVNKHLEKLMFEELRNACQPGKGGGFLPGVKQIANVAALPGIVGKSVGLPDIHSGYGFAIGNMAAFDMDDPNAIVSPGGVGFDINCGVRLIRTNLFEKDVQPVKEEIAQNLFDHIPVGVGSKGVIPMTAKDLDEALEMGMDWSIREGYVWAEDKEHCEENGRMSGADASKVTSRAKQRGLPQLGTLGAGNHYAEIQVVDEIYDKAAASAMGIEETGQVCVMIHSGSRGFGHQVATDALALMEKAMKRDKIVTNDRQLACARINSKEGETYLKGMAAAANFAWVNRSSMTYLARQAFAKQFNTTAEDLDMHVIYDVSHNVAKIEEHMVDGKPRKLLVHRKGATRAFPPGHPLIPADYQSIGQPVLVGGTMGTCSYVLTGTEGAMSQTFGSTCHGAGRALSRAKARAELKYTDVLENMKSLGIAIRVASPKLVMEEAPESYKNVTDVVDTCAAAGLSKKCMKLRPIGVIKG; from the exons atggtTGTCCGTACCTACGAAGAGGAATTGAAGTACATTGAGCGAATCAATGACTATTCATATCgcatcaaaatcggttttcAACCGAACATGAATGTTGAGGGaattttctatgtaaataaacatttggagaAATTAATGTTCGAGGAATTGCGAAATGCCTGTCAGCCGGGCAAAGGCGGTGGTTTCCTACCTGGTGTTAAACAAATAGCGAACGTTGCAGCATTACCGGGAATCGTTGGAAAGTCGGTCGGTTTGCCCGATATTCATTCGGGCTATGGATTTGCCATTGGTAACATGGCTGCATTTGATATGGACGATCCGAATGCAATAGTATCTCCTGGCGGCGTTGGATTCGACATCAATTGCGGTGTTCGCTTGATACGCACCAACTTATTCGAAAAGGATGTGCAACCGGTTAAAGAGGAGATTGcgcaaaatttgttcgatcaTATTCCAGTCGGAGTAGGATCGAAAGGAGTAATTCCAATGACAGCAAAAGACTTGGATGAGGCACTAGAAATGGGCATGGATTGGTCGATTAGAGAAGGATATGTGTGGGCTGAAGACAAGGAACATTGTGAGGAGAATGGTAGAATGTCTGGTGCAGATGCGTCGAAGGTCACTAGCCGAGCGAAACAACGAGGTCTGCCACAGTTGGGCACTTTGGGTGCCGGTAATCATTATGCTGAAATTCAAGTGGTCGATGAAATTTACGATAAAGCAGCAGCTAGTGCTATGGGCATTGAAGAAACGGGACAAGTTTGTGTGATGATTCATTCGGGAAGTCGAGGCTTTGGACATCAGGTCGCAACGGATGCCTTAGCTCTAATGGAAAAAGCGATGAAGCGTGATAAAATTGTAACGAATGACCGTCAACTAGCCTGCGCACGGATTAATTCCAAAGAGGGAGAGACTTATTTGAAGGGCATGGCTGCAGCTGCAAATTTTGCTTGGGTAAATCGCAGTTCGATGACATATTTGGCTAGACAA GCATTTGCCAAACAGTTCAACACAACCGCTGAAGATCTGGACATGCATGTAATCTATGATGTGTCCCACAACGTTGCAAAGATCGAGGAACACATGGTTGACGGAAAGCCAAGAAAGCTACTCGTTCATCGTAAGGGAGCAACGCGAGCTTTTCCACCTGGTCATCCATTGATTCCAGCTGACTATCAATCAATCGGTCAACCAGTTTTAGTCGGCGGAACGATGGGTACGTGCAGTTATGTTCTAACTGGTACTGAAGGAGCAATGAGTCAAACGTTTGGCTCGACTTGCCATGGTGCGGGTCGAGCTTTATCGCGAGCTAAAGCACGAGCGGAATTGAAGTACACTGACGTTCTGGAAAATATGAAGTCCCTGGGCATTGCTATTCGAGTTGCATCGCCGAAGTTGGTAATGGAAGAGGCTCCGGAATCCTATAAAAATGTAACGGATGTGGTCGATACGTGCGCAGCAGCTGGATTAAGTAAGAAGTGCATGAAATTGAGGCCAATCGGCGTGATCAAAGGATAA
- the LOC119070323 gene encoding vacuolar protein sorting-associated protein 53 homolog, producing the protein METSDENQINKIVFSDEVQSAIEQVLQSTDPLDSPDFNTIDYINQLFPTEQSLSNIDDVITKMETEVTSIDDHIRSVVRSQSNTGQDGLAALQEAQKVIVQLFSQIVEIKTRAERTEDMVREITRDIKQLDCAKKNLTSAITTLNHLHMLVGGVESLIKLAEKRQYGELLNPLQAITEVNQHFQQYTDISQIKELSNEVDQIHRKLASQITEDFHSAFTGSNATKMSLSQLSDACLVVSVLDSRVKQDLLKWFINLQLQEYMQLFHENQDIAWLDKIDKRYAWLKRHLLDFEDKYGKVFPLDWEVSERITVQFCTATRDELSKVMSKRRNEIDVKLLLFAITKTSTFELLLAKRFSGITLNSEKSAETTTDGNNAEVQSPFLDLIGVCFKPYLDIYTDSIDRNLSEIIERFVQDSKIAFDPIINNSTVFPSCADLFVFYKKCIVQCTQLSNGKPMYDLALIFKKYLREYASKILEFKIPKVTTVHSSLGTSMSMLTKDLQNLSTAAGQVIHSLLKEGETLRYTKDELVRICCILTTAEYCLETAQQLEEKLKEKVEPIYSEKIDLSNEKDIFHRIISNCIHLMVQDMESGCEPALIVMSKIQWQHINNVGDQSPFVNSLITHFKLTIPIIRDNLSSSRKYFTQFCHKFVNSFIPKYITTLYKCRPTNSQDGTNNIMGCEQLLLDTHSIKTVLLDLPSIGSSVNRKAPASYTKVVVKGMTKAEMIIKVVMAPIVPATGFTEQFLKLLPDSSFTEFHKILDMKGLRRTDQTQLVELLKRNAPKEMVVEMGQLSSLASSNSPEEKGHIKKLEKLIKKRLPN; encoded by the exons ATGGAAACatcggatgaaaatcaaataaacaaaatcgtCTTTAGCGATGAAGTACAAAGTGCAATAGAACAG GTCTTGCAAAGCACAGATCCATTAGATAGTCCAGACTTCAATACTATCGACTACATCAATCAACTATTTCCAACCGAACAATCTCTGTCTAACATTGACGATGTCATTACGAAAATGGAAACTGAAGTCACATCAATCGATGATCACATCCGTAGTGTTGTACGTAGTCAAAGTAATACCGGACAGGATGGTCTGGCTGCATTGCAAGAGGCACAGAAAGTTATCGTCCAGCTGTTTAGTCAAATTGTAGAAATTAAAACGCGGGCAGAACGCACAGAAGACATG GTTCGAGAAATAACAAGGGACATCAAACAATTGGACTGTGCGAAGAAGAATCTCACGTCGGCGATAACAACATTGAATCATTTGCATATGCTGGTGGGTGGTGTTGaaagtttaataaaattggCAGAAAAGAGACAGTACGGAGAGCTACTGAACCCTTTACAGGCAATAACTGAAGTCAATCAACACTTTCAGCAGTACACCGATATATCTCAGATAAAG GAACTATCGAACGAAGTTGACCAAATTCATCGAAAGTTGGCCTCTCAAATTACTGAAGATTTTCATAGCGCGTTCACCGGATCGAATGCTACGAAAATGTCCTTATCTCAGTTAAGCGATGCGTGTCTGGTAGTATCCGTACTTGATAGTCGAGTTAAGCAAGATTTATTGAAATGGTTCATAA ATCTTCAGCTGCAAGAATACATGCAACTGTTCCATGAAAATCAAGACATTGCATGGCTGGACAAAATAGACAAACGATACGCTTGGTTGAAACGCCATTTGCTCGATTTCGAGGATAAATACGGCAAAGTGTTTCCATTGGACTGGGAGGTGTCCGAACGCATTACCGTTCAATTTTGTACCGCAACCCGAGACGAACTGTCCAAAGTGATGTCGAAACGACGGAATGAAATCGATGTGAAATTGCTGCTGTTTGCCATTACGAAAACATCAACGTTCGAACTGTTGCTGGCGAAGCGATTCAGTGGAATTACATTGAACAGCGAAAAGAGTGCCGAGACGACAACGGATGGAAACAATGCTGAAGTACAATCACCATTCCTCGATCTGATCGGTGTCTGTTTTAAACCGTACTTGGACATATACACTGACAGTATCGACCGCAATTTGTCGGAAATTATTGAACGCTTTGTGCAAGACAGCAAAATTGCATTCGATCCGATCATCAACAACTCGACAGTTTTCCCAAGCTGTGCCgatttgtttgtgttttaCAAGAAGTGTATAGTGCAGTGCACTCAGTTAAGTAACGGCAAGCCAATGTACGATCTAGCGTTGATTTTTAAGAAATATCTGCGAGAGTATGCTTCGAAAATCCTAGAATTCAAAATACCCAAAGTGACGACCGTGCATTCATCACTCG GAACCTCCATGTCAATGCTGACCAAGGATCTACAAAATCTATCAACGGCAGCTGGACAAGTCATTCATAGTTTATTGAAAGAGGGAGAAACCCTTCGCTACACGAAAGACGAACTGGTGCGAATCTGCTGCATTTTGACCACAGCCGAATATTGTTTGGAAACGGCACAGCAACTGGAGGAGAAGCTGAAAGAAAAGGTCGAACCAATTTATTCCGAGAAAATTGATCTATCAAATGAAAAGGACATTTTCCATCGAATCATATCGAACTGCATTCACTTGATGGTTCAGGATATGGAAAGTGGATGCGAACCGGCGCTGATTGTCATGAGCAAG ATCCAATGGCAACATATTAATAATGTGGGCGATCAAAGTCCTTTCGTTAATTCACTAATCACACACTTCAAACTGACAATTCCAATAATCCGTGACAATTTATCTTCGTCCCGCAAATATTTCACccaattttgtcataaattcgTTAACTCATTCATTCCCAAATACATTACCACACTGTACAAATGCCGACCAACGAACTCTCAGGACGGCACCAACAATATAATGGGCTGTGAACAATTGCTTTTGGACACTCACAGCATCAAAACAGTTCTACTAGATTTGCCATCGATCGGTTCATCCGTGAATCGAAAAGCGCCAGCAAGTTACACAAAGGTTGTGGTCAAAGGTATGACCAAAGCCGAAATGATCATCAAAGTGGTCATGGCGCCAATAGTACCGGCAACCGGATTTACCGAACAATTCCTTAAATTACTGCCCGACAGTTCGTTCACCGAATTCCATAAGATTCTCGACATGAAAGGATTGAGACGAACCGATCAAACACAATTGGTAGAACTACTGAAACGCAATGCGCCCAAAGAGATGGTCGTCGAAATGGGACAATTATCGTCTCTAGCTTCGTCGAATAGTCCCGAAGAGAAGGGACACATtaagaaattggaaaaattgattaaGAAACGGTTGCCCAATTGA
- the LOC119070326 gene encoding CRAL-TRIO domain-containing protein C3H8.02: MSQQPPVNADDLKSLKERMNLIAAADPKQKLNEFSLIRYLRAFKNVDSAFQAILKTNKWREEYGVKSLPTSPAILNNADKARVLKHRDCSGRPVIYIPAKNHNASTRDIDELTKFIVNCLEEACDRAFEEVIDNLCIVFDLAEFSTSCMDYQLIKNLIWLLGRHYPERLGICLIINSPTIFSTVWPVIRGWLDENTSKKVVFANTEAELCNYLIPDILPTDM, from the exons atgtcaCAACAACCGCCAGTCAATGCAGATGatttaaaatcacttaaagAACGGATGAATTTGATTGCAGCAGCTGATccgaaacaaaaactgaatgaattttcactAATTCGTTATCTTCGGgcatttaaaaatgttgacaGTGCGTTTCAG GCCATCCTGAAGACAAACAAATGGCGCGAAGAATATGGTGTAAAAAGTCTGCCCACCTCACCGGCTATCCTGAACAATGCCGACAAGGCACGCGTGCTGAAGCACAGAGACTGTTCGGGTCGTCCAGTCATATACATTCCAGCAAAGAACCATAACGCTTCCACACGTGACATCGACGAACTGACGAAATTCATCGTAAATTGCTTGGAAGAGGCATGCGACCGAGCATTCGAGGAAGTCATCGACAATTTGTGTATCGTTTTCGATTTAGCCGAATTCAGCACGTCGTGCATGGACTATCAGTTGATCAAAAATCTGATCTGGCTGCTGGGCAGACATTATCCCGAACGGCTTGGCATTTGTTTGATCATCAATTCGCCGACGATATTTTCGACTGTGTGGCCGGTTATACGTGGATG GTTAGACGAAAACACGTCCAAGAAAGTGGTGTTCGCTAACACAGAAGCAGAACTTTGTAACTACTTGATACCCGACATATTACCCACTGATATGTAA